One segment of Kogia breviceps isolate mKogBre1 chromosome 14, mKogBre1 haplotype 1, whole genome shotgun sequence DNA contains the following:
- the PGAP6 gene encoding post-GPI attachment to proteins factor 6 isoform X1 — MRRAGTGTGGAAVAVPVAVPPLLLLLLLARSPPAAAGDGKKSDARLVSEQFSQAPQKLAFYSWYGSARLFHFRVPTDTVLLRWLLQVSRGSGPTCTNVEITVYFRYGAPPIINPLGTSFPDNTSVQPSFLLKMLHSNASVNISHPAPGDWFVAAHLPPSSHKIEVKGFVPTCAYIFQPDMLVVRVVEVSILEPDVPLPQTLLSHPSYLKVFVPEYTQELRLELQGCASNGSLGCPVRLTVGSATLPGNFQKVLTCSSPTQACRLLLPSPPWDRWLQVTAKSLAGPRVSVAFSAVAALTACRPWSVNFQHLLQSSPNQSSNTSTGLLPPTPSYQDLDRRSSMGGGPFCLRSFPVLREDVDVVSVRFQPLDRVSVLVQSDMPSVMRLNLNTGMDSGGSLTISMRVNKTAITNTSVVACVTAASPLLSFNASLSCTTGIGGIRSRDQQALWLPMTRASSSSAAFFQGHPLSLSASSPMANLIIPYPETDNWYLSLQLMCPERPEECEQASVLVETTLYLVPCLNDCGPYGQCLLLRRHGYLYAGCSCKAGWRGWSCTDNSTAQTAAQQKAAALLLTLSNLMFLAPIAISVHRSLLVEASVYAYTMFFSTFYHACDQPGEAVLCILNYDTLQYCDFLGSGVSIWVTVLCMARLKAALKYVLFLLGALVFAMSLQLDRRAAWNTMGPCLFAIVVMVTMWVYRCGRRRHCYPPSWQRWVFYLLPGISMAAVAITIYTSMMTSDNYYYTHSIWHMLLAGSAAFLLPPREQHTKPWACSQKLTCHYEICKNHRDELYTVT, encoded by the exons ATGCGCCGGGCTGGGACCGGGACCGGGGGCGCGGCGGTGGCGGTGCCGGTGGCGGtgccgccgctgctgctgctgctgctgcttgctCGGTCCCCGCCTGCCGCCGCCGGCGACGGCAAAAAGAGCG ATGCCAGGCTGGTGTCGGAGCAGTTTTCGCAGGCCCCGCAGAAGCTGGCTTTCTACAGCTGGTATGGCAGTGCCAGGCTCTTCCACTTCCGGGTACCCACAGACACAGTGCTGCTGCGCTGGCTGCTGCAGGTGTCCAGGGGCAGTGGCCCCACCTGCACCAATGTGGAGATCACCGT gTACTTCCGCTACGGCGCCCCTCCCATCATCAACCCACTGGGCACCAGCTTCCCTGACAATACCTCCGTTCAGCCCTCTTTCCTCCTCAAGATGCTGCACAGCAACGCCTCCGTCAACATCTCCCACCCAGCACCCGGGGACTGGTTTGTGGCCGCCCACCTGCCCCCCTCATCCCATAAGATTGAGGTGAAG GGCTTTGTTCCCACCTGTGCCTACATCTTCCAGCCTGACATGCTGGTCGTGCGAGTGGTCGAGGTCTCCATCCTGGAGCCTGATGTGCCCCTTCCACAgaccctcctctcccaccccagctACCTCAA AGTCTTCGTCCCCGAGTACACCCAGGAGCTGCGGCTGGAGCTGCAGGGCTGTGCATCCAACGGGAGCCTGGGCTGCCCTGTGCGCCTCACCGTGGGCTCGGCCACCCTGCCTGGAAACTTCCAGAAGGTGCTCACTTGCAGCAGCCCCACCCAGGCCTGCCGCCTGCTGCTGCCCTCACCACCCTGGGATCGGTGGCTGCAAGTGACGGCCAAGAGCCTCGCCGGGCCCCGTGTGTCCGTGGCTTTCAGTGCTGTGGCTGCTCTCACAG CCTGCAGGCCATGGAGTGTGAACTTCCAGCACCTTCTGCAGAGCAGCCCAAACCAGAGCAGCAACACCTCCACTGGTCTGCTGCCCCCGACCCCCAGCTACCAGGACCTGGACCGGAGGAGCAGCATGGGTGGCGGCCCCTTCTGCCTCAGGAGCTTCCCCGTCCTGCGGGAAGACGTGGATGTGGTATCTGTGCGCTTCCAGCCCCTGGACAGGGTCTCGGTGCTCGTGCAGTCGGACATGCCCTCAGTGATGCGGCTGAACCTCAACACAGGCATGGACAGCGGGGGCTCCCTCACCATCTCCATGCGGGTCAATAAG ACCGCGATTACCAACACTTCAGTGGTAGCCTGTGTGACTGCTGCCTCACCCTTGCTCAGCTTCAACGCGTCGCTCAGCTGCACCACAGGTATAGGTGGCATCCGGTCCAGGGACCAGCAGGCCCTCTGGCTCCCTATGACCAGggcttcctcctcctctgcaGCTTTCTTCCAGGGCCACCCCCTGTCTCTGAGTGCCTCTTCTCCCATGGCCAACCTCATCATCCCCTACCCAGAGACAGACAACTGGTACCTCTCCCTGCAGCTCATGTGCCCTGAGAGACCTGA GGAGTGTGAGCAGGCCTCGGTCCTCGTGGAGACCACCTTGTACTTGGTGCCCTGCTTGAACGACTGTGGACCCTACGGCCAGTGCCTCCTGCTGCGCAGACATGGCTACCTGTATGCGGGCTGCAGCTGCAAGGCAG GCTGGCGTGGGTGGAGCTGCACAGACAACAGCACAGCCCAGACGGCGGCCCAGCAGAAGGCGGCTGCCCTCTTGCTTACCCTGAGCAACCTCATGTTCCTGGCCCCCATCGCCATCTCCGTGCACCGCTCCCTCCTGGTGGAGGCCTCTGTCTACGCCTACACCATGTTCTTCTCCACG TTCTACCACGCCTGCGACCAGCCGGGTGAAGCGGTGTTGTGCATCCTCAACTATGACACCCTGCAGTACTGCGACTTCCTGGGCTCTGGAGTGTCCATCTGGGTCACCGTCCTCTGCATGGCCCGGCTGAAGGCTGCACTTAAATAC GTTCTGTTTCTCCTGGGCGCTCTGGTCTTCGCCATGTCCTTGCAGCTGGACCGCAGGGCTGCCTGGAACACAATGGGGCCTTGCCTCTTTGCCATTGTGGTCATGGTCACCATGTGG GTGTACCGCTGCGGGCGCCGGCGCCACTGCTACCCCCCCTCCTGGCAGCGCTGGGTCTTCTACCTCCTGCCTGGCATCTCCATGGCCGCTGTGGCCATCACCATCTACACTTCCATGATGACCAGTGACAACTATTACTATACCCACAGCATCTGGCACATGCTGCTGGCAGGGAGCGCAGCCTTCTTGCTGCCACCACGTGAACAGCACACCAAGCCCTGGGCCTGCTCCCAGAAGCTCACCTGCCACTATGAGATCTGCAAGAACCACCGGGACGAGCTGTACACAGTGACATGA
- the PGAP6 gene encoding post-GPI attachment to proteins factor 6 isoform X2, translating to MRRAGTGTGGAAVAVPVAVPPLLLLLLLARSPPAAAGDGKKSDARLVSEQFSQAPQKLAFYSWYGSARLFHFRVPTDTVLLRWLLQVSRGSGPTCTNVEITVYFRYGAPPIINPLGTSFPDNTSVQPSFLLKMLHSNASVNISHPAPGDWFVAAHLPPSSHKIEVKGFVPTCAYIFQPDMLVVRVVEVSILEPDVPLPQTLLSHPSYLKVFVPEYTQELRLELQGCASNGSLGCPVRLTVGSATLPGNFQKVLTCSSPTQACRLLLPSPPWDRWLQVTAKSLAGPRVSVAFSAVAALTACRPWSVNFQHLLQSSPNQSSNTSTGLLPPTPSYQDLDRRSSMGGGPFCLRSFPVLREDVDVVSVRFQPLDRVSVLVQSDMPSVMRLNLNTGMDSGGSLTISMRVNKTAITNTSVVACVTAASPLLSFNASLSCTTAFFQGHPLSLSASSPMANLIIPYPETDNWYLSLQLMCPERPEECEQASVLVETTLYLVPCLNDCGPYGQCLLLRRHGYLYAGCSCKAGWRGWSCTDNSTAQTAAQQKAAALLLTLSNLMFLAPIAISVHRSLLVEASVYAYTMFFSTFYHACDQPGEAVLCILNYDTLQYCDFLGSGVSIWVTVLCMARLKAALKYVLFLLGALVFAMSLQLDRRAAWNTMGPCLFAIVVMVTMWVYRCGRRRHCYPPSWQRWVFYLLPGISMAAVAITIYTSMMTSDNYYYTHSIWHMLLAGSAAFLLPPREQHTKPWACSQKLTCHYEICKNHRDELYTVT from the exons ATGCGCCGGGCTGGGACCGGGACCGGGGGCGCGGCGGTGGCGGTGCCGGTGGCGGtgccgccgctgctgctgctgctgctgcttgctCGGTCCCCGCCTGCCGCCGCCGGCGACGGCAAAAAGAGCG ATGCCAGGCTGGTGTCGGAGCAGTTTTCGCAGGCCCCGCAGAAGCTGGCTTTCTACAGCTGGTATGGCAGTGCCAGGCTCTTCCACTTCCGGGTACCCACAGACACAGTGCTGCTGCGCTGGCTGCTGCAGGTGTCCAGGGGCAGTGGCCCCACCTGCACCAATGTGGAGATCACCGT gTACTTCCGCTACGGCGCCCCTCCCATCATCAACCCACTGGGCACCAGCTTCCCTGACAATACCTCCGTTCAGCCCTCTTTCCTCCTCAAGATGCTGCACAGCAACGCCTCCGTCAACATCTCCCACCCAGCACCCGGGGACTGGTTTGTGGCCGCCCACCTGCCCCCCTCATCCCATAAGATTGAGGTGAAG GGCTTTGTTCCCACCTGTGCCTACATCTTCCAGCCTGACATGCTGGTCGTGCGAGTGGTCGAGGTCTCCATCCTGGAGCCTGATGTGCCCCTTCCACAgaccctcctctcccaccccagctACCTCAA AGTCTTCGTCCCCGAGTACACCCAGGAGCTGCGGCTGGAGCTGCAGGGCTGTGCATCCAACGGGAGCCTGGGCTGCCCTGTGCGCCTCACCGTGGGCTCGGCCACCCTGCCTGGAAACTTCCAGAAGGTGCTCACTTGCAGCAGCCCCACCCAGGCCTGCCGCCTGCTGCTGCCCTCACCACCCTGGGATCGGTGGCTGCAAGTGACGGCCAAGAGCCTCGCCGGGCCCCGTGTGTCCGTGGCTTTCAGTGCTGTGGCTGCTCTCACAG CCTGCAGGCCATGGAGTGTGAACTTCCAGCACCTTCTGCAGAGCAGCCCAAACCAGAGCAGCAACACCTCCACTGGTCTGCTGCCCCCGACCCCCAGCTACCAGGACCTGGACCGGAGGAGCAGCATGGGTGGCGGCCCCTTCTGCCTCAGGAGCTTCCCCGTCCTGCGGGAAGACGTGGATGTGGTATCTGTGCGCTTCCAGCCCCTGGACAGGGTCTCGGTGCTCGTGCAGTCGGACATGCCCTCAGTGATGCGGCTGAACCTCAACACAGGCATGGACAGCGGGGGCTCCCTCACCATCTCCATGCGGGTCAATAAG ACCGCGATTACCAACACTTCAGTGGTAGCCTGTGTGACTGCTGCCTCACCCTTGCTCAGCTTCAACGCGTCGCTCAGCTGCACCACAG CTTTCTTCCAGGGCCACCCCCTGTCTCTGAGTGCCTCTTCTCCCATGGCCAACCTCATCATCCCCTACCCAGAGACAGACAACTGGTACCTCTCCCTGCAGCTCATGTGCCCTGAGAGACCTGA GGAGTGTGAGCAGGCCTCGGTCCTCGTGGAGACCACCTTGTACTTGGTGCCCTGCTTGAACGACTGTGGACCCTACGGCCAGTGCCTCCTGCTGCGCAGACATGGCTACCTGTATGCGGGCTGCAGCTGCAAGGCAG GCTGGCGTGGGTGGAGCTGCACAGACAACAGCACAGCCCAGACGGCGGCCCAGCAGAAGGCGGCTGCCCTCTTGCTTACCCTGAGCAACCTCATGTTCCTGGCCCCCATCGCCATCTCCGTGCACCGCTCCCTCCTGGTGGAGGCCTCTGTCTACGCCTACACCATGTTCTTCTCCACG TTCTACCACGCCTGCGACCAGCCGGGTGAAGCGGTGTTGTGCATCCTCAACTATGACACCCTGCAGTACTGCGACTTCCTGGGCTCTGGAGTGTCCATCTGGGTCACCGTCCTCTGCATGGCCCGGCTGAAGGCTGCACTTAAATAC GTTCTGTTTCTCCTGGGCGCTCTGGTCTTCGCCATGTCCTTGCAGCTGGACCGCAGGGCTGCCTGGAACACAATGGGGCCTTGCCTCTTTGCCATTGTGGTCATGGTCACCATGTGG GTGTACCGCTGCGGGCGCCGGCGCCACTGCTACCCCCCCTCCTGGCAGCGCTGGGTCTTCTACCTCCTGCCTGGCATCTCCATGGCCGCTGTGGCCATCACCATCTACACTTCCATGATGACCAGTGACAACTATTACTATACCCACAGCATCTGGCACATGCTGCTGGCAGGGAGCGCAGCCTTCTTGCTGCCACCACGTGAACAGCACACCAAGCCCTGGGCCTGCTCCCAGAAGCTCACCTGCCACTATGAGATCTGCAAGAACCACCGGGACGAGCTGTACACAGTGACATGA
- the PGAP6 gene encoding post-GPI attachment to proteins factor 6 isoform X5, whose amino-acid sequence MRRAGTGTGGAAVAVPVAVPPLLLLLLLARSPPAAAGDGKKSDARLVSEQFSQAPQKLAFYSWYGSARLFHFRVPTDTVLLRWLLQVSRGSGPTCTNVEITVYFRYGAPPIINPLGTSFPDNTSVQPSFLLKMLHSNASVNISHPAPGDWFVAAHLPPSSHKIEVKPDMLVVRVVEVSILEPDVPLPQTLLSHPSYLKVFVPEYTQELRLELQGCASNGSLGCPVRLTVGSATLPGNFQKVLTCSSPTQACRLLLPSPPWDRWLQVTAKSLAGPRVSVAFSAVAALTACRPWSVNFQHLLQSSPNQSSNTSTGLLPPTPSYQDLDRRSSMGGGPFCLRSFPVLREDVDVVSVRFQPLDRVSVLVQSDMPSVMRLNLNTGMDSGGSLTISMRVNKTAITNTSVVACVTAASPLLSFNASLSCTTAFFQGHPLSLSASSPMANLIIPYPETDNWYLSLQLMCPERPEECEQASVLVETTLYLVPCLNDCGPYGQCLLLRRHGYLYAGCSCKAGWRGWSCTDNSTAQTAAQQKAAALLLTLSNLMFLAPIAISVHRSLLVEASVYAYTMFFSTFYHACDQPGEAVLCILNYDTLQYCDFLGSGVSIWVTVLCMARLKAALKYVYRCGRRRHCYPPSWQRWVFYLLPGISMAAVAITIYTSMMTSDNYYYTHSIWHMLLAGSAAFLLPPREQHTKPWACSQKLTCHYEICKNHRDELYTVT is encoded by the exons ATGCGCCGGGCTGGGACCGGGACCGGGGGCGCGGCGGTGGCGGTGCCGGTGGCGGtgccgccgctgctgctgctgctgctgcttgctCGGTCCCCGCCTGCCGCCGCCGGCGACGGCAAAAAGAGCG ATGCCAGGCTGGTGTCGGAGCAGTTTTCGCAGGCCCCGCAGAAGCTGGCTTTCTACAGCTGGTATGGCAGTGCCAGGCTCTTCCACTTCCGGGTACCCACAGACACAGTGCTGCTGCGCTGGCTGCTGCAGGTGTCCAGGGGCAGTGGCCCCACCTGCACCAATGTGGAGATCACCGT gTACTTCCGCTACGGCGCCCCTCCCATCATCAACCCACTGGGCACCAGCTTCCCTGACAATACCTCCGTTCAGCCCTCTTTCCTCCTCAAGATGCTGCACAGCAACGCCTCCGTCAACATCTCCCACCCAGCACCCGGGGACTGGTTTGTGGCCGCCCACCTGCCCCCCTCATCCCATAAGATTGAGGTGAAG CCTGACATGCTGGTCGTGCGAGTGGTCGAGGTCTCCATCCTGGAGCCTGATGTGCCCCTTCCACAgaccctcctctcccaccccagctACCTCAA AGTCTTCGTCCCCGAGTACACCCAGGAGCTGCGGCTGGAGCTGCAGGGCTGTGCATCCAACGGGAGCCTGGGCTGCCCTGTGCGCCTCACCGTGGGCTCGGCCACCCTGCCTGGAAACTTCCAGAAGGTGCTCACTTGCAGCAGCCCCACCCAGGCCTGCCGCCTGCTGCTGCCCTCACCACCCTGGGATCGGTGGCTGCAAGTGACGGCCAAGAGCCTCGCCGGGCCCCGTGTGTCCGTGGCTTTCAGTGCTGTGGCTGCTCTCACAG CCTGCAGGCCATGGAGTGTGAACTTCCAGCACCTTCTGCAGAGCAGCCCAAACCAGAGCAGCAACACCTCCACTGGTCTGCTGCCCCCGACCCCCAGCTACCAGGACCTGGACCGGAGGAGCAGCATGGGTGGCGGCCCCTTCTGCCTCAGGAGCTTCCCCGTCCTGCGGGAAGACGTGGATGTGGTATCTGTGCGCTTCCAGCCCCTGGACAGGGTCTCGGTGCTCGTGCAGTCGGACATGCCCTCAGTGATGCGGCTGAACCTCAACACAGGCATGGACAGCGGGGGCTCCCTCACCATCTCCATGCGGGTCAATAAG ACCGCGATTACCAACACTTCAGTGGTAGCCTGTGTGACTGCTGCCTCACCCTTGCTCAGCTTCAACGCGTCGCTCAGCTGCACCACAG CTTTCTTCCAGGGCCACCCCCTGTCTCTGAGTGCCTCTTCTCCCATGGCCAACCTCATCATCCCCTACCCAGAGACAGACAACTGGTACCTCTCCCTGCAGCTCATGTGCCCTGAGAGACCTGA GGAGTGTGAGCAGGCCTCGGTCCTCGTGGAGACCACCTTGTACTTGGTGCCCTGCTTGAACGACTGTGGACCCTACGGCCAGTGCCTCCTGCTGCGCAGACATGGCTACCTGTATGCGGGCTGCAGCTGCAAGGCAG GCTGGCGTGGGTGGAGCTGCACAGACAACAGCACAGCCCAGACGGCGGCCCAGCAGAAGGCGGCTGCCCTCTTGCTTACCCTGAGCAACCTCATGTTCCTGGCCCCCATCGCCATCTCCGTGCACCGCTCCCTCCTGGTGGAGGCCTCTGTCTACGCCTACACCATGTTCTTCTCCACG TTCTACCACGCCTGCGACCAGCCGGGTGAAGCGGTGTTGTGCATCCTCAACTATGACACCCTGCAGTACTGCGACTTCCTGGGCTCTGGAGTGTCCATCTGGGTCACCGTCCTCTGCATGGCCCGGCTGAAGGCTGCACTTAAATAC GTGTACCGCTGCGGGCGCCGGCGCCACTGCTACCCCCCCTCCTGGCAGCGCTGGGTCTTCTACCTCCTGCCTGGCATCTCCATGGCCGCTGTGGCCATCACCATCTACACTTCCATGATGACCAGTGACAACTATTACTATACCCACAGCATCTGGCACATGCTGCTGGCAGGGAGCGCAGCCTTCTTGCTGCCACCACGTGAACAGCACACCAAGCCCTGGGCCTGCTCCCAGAAGCTCACCTGCCACTATGAGATCTGCAAGAACCACCGGGACGAGCTGTACACAGTGACATGA
- the PGAP6 gene encoding post-GPI attachment to proteins factor 6 isoform X4 produces the protein MRRAGTGTGGAAVAVPVAVPPLLLLLLLARSPPAAAGDGKKSDARLVSEQFSQAPQKLAFYSWYGSARLFHFRVPTDTVLLRWLLQVSRGSGPTCTNVEITVYFRYGAPPIINPLGTSFPDNTSVQPSFLLKMLHSNASVNISHPAPGDWFVAAHLPPSSHKIEVKGFVPTCAYIFQPDMLVVRVVEVSILEPDVPLPQTLLSHPSYLKVFVPEYTQELRLELQGCASNGSLGCPVRLTVGSATLPGNFQKVLTCSSPTQACRLLLPSPPWDRWLQVTAKSLAGPRVSVAFSAVAALTACRPWSVNFQHLLQSSPNQSSNTSTGLLPPTPSYQDLDRRSSMGGGPFCLRSFPVLREDVDVVSVRFQPLDRVSVLVQSDMPSVMRLNLNTGMDSGGSLTISMRVNKTAITNTSVVACVTAASPLLSFNASLSCTTAFFQGHPLSLSASSPMANLIIPYPETDNWYLSLQLMCPERPEECEQASVLVETTLYLVPCLNDCGPYGQCLLLRRHGYLYAGCSCKAGWRGWSCTDNSTAQTAAQQKAAALLLTLSNLMFLAPIAISVHRSLLVEASVYAYTMFFSTFYHACDQPGEAVLCILNYDTLQYCDFLGSGVSIWVTVLCMARLKAALKYVYRCGRRRHCYPPSWQRWVFYLLPGISMAAVAITIYTSMMTSDNYYYTHSIWHMLLAGSAAFLLPPREQHTKPWACSQKLTCHYEICKNHRDELYTVT, from the exons ATGCGCCGGGCTGGGACCGGGACCGGGGGCGCGGCGGTGGCGGTGCCGGTGGCGGtgccgccgctgctgctgctgctgctgcttgctCGGTCCCCGCCTGCCGCCGCCGGCGACGGCAAAAAGAGCG ATGCCAGGCTGGTGTCGGAGCAGTTTTCGCAGGCCCCGCAGAAGCTGGCTTTCTACAGCTGGTATGGCAGTGCCAGGCTCTTCCACTTCCGGGTACCCACAGACACAGTGCTGCTGCGCTGGCTGCTGCAGGTGTCCAGGGGCAGTGGCCCCACCTGCACCAATGTGGAGATCACCGT gTACTTCCGCTACGGCGCCCCTCCCATCATCAACCCACTGGGCACCAGCTTCCCTGACAATACCTCCGTTCAGCCCTCTTTCCTCCTCAAGATGCTGCACAGCAACGCCTCCGTCAACATCTCCCACCCAGCACCCGGGGACTGGTTTGTGGCCGCCCACCTGCCCCCCTCATCCCATAAGATTGAGGTGAAG GGCTTTGTTCCCACCTGTGCCTACATCTTCCAGCCTGACATGCTGGTCGTGCGAGTGGTCGAGGTCTCCATCCTGGAGCCTGATGTGCCCCTTCCACAgaccctcctctcccaccccagctACCTCAA AGTCTTCGTCCCCGAGTACACCCAGGAGCTGCGGCTGGAGCTGCAGGGCTGTGCATCCAACGGGAGCCTGGGCTGCCCTGTGCGCCTCACCGTGGGCTCGGCCACCCTGCCTGGAAACTTCCAGAAGGTGCTCACTTGCAGCAGCCCCACCCAGGCCTGCCGCCTGCTGCTGCCCTCACCACCCTGGGATCGGTGGCTGCAAGTGACGGCCAAGAGCCTCGCCGGGCCCCGTGTGTCCGTGGCTTTCAGTGCTGTGGCTGCTCTCACAG CCTGCAGGCCATGGAGTGTGAACTTCCAGCACCTTCTGCAGAGCAGCCCAAACCAGAGCAGCAACACCTCCACTGGTCTGCTGCCCCCGACCCCCAGCTACCAGGACCTGGACCGGAGGAGCAGCATGGGTGGCGGCCCCTTCTGCCTCAGGAGCTTCCCCGTCCTGCGGGAAGACGTGGATGTGGTATCTGTGCGCTTCCAGCCCCTGGACAGGGTCTCGGTGCTCGTGCAGTCGGACATGCCCTCAGTGATGCGGCTGAACCTCAACACAGGCATGGACAGCGGGGGCTCCCTCACCATCTCCATGCGGGTCAATAAG ACCGCGATTACCAACACTTCAGTGGTAGCCTGTGTGACTGCTGCCTCACCCTTGCTCAGCTTCAACGCGTCGCTCAGCTGCACCACAG CTTTCTTCCAGGGCCACCCCCTGTCTCTGAGTGCCTCTTCTCCCATGGCCAACCTCATCATCCCCTACCCAGAGACAGACAACTGGTACCTCTCCCTGCAGCTCATGTGCCCTGAGAGACCTGA GGAGTGTGAGCAGGCCTCGGTCCTCGTGGAGACCACCTTGTACTTGGTGCCCTGCTTGAACGACTGTGGACCCTACGGCCAGTGCCTCCTGCTGCGCAGACATGGCTACCTGTATGCGGGCTGCAGCTGCAAGGCAG GCTGGCGTGGGTGGAGCTGCACAGACAACAGCACAGCCCAGACGGCGGCCCAGCAGAAGGCGGCTGCCCTCTTGCTTACCCTGAGCAACCTCATGTTCCTGGCCCCCATCGCCATCTCCGTGCACCGCTCCCTCCTGGTGGAGGCCTCTGTCTACGCCTACACCATGTTCTTCTCCACG TTCTACCACGCCTGCGACCAGCCGGGTGAAGCGGTGTTGTGCATCCTCAACTATGACACCCTGCAGTACTGCGACTTCCTGGGCTCTGGAGTGTCCATCTGGGTCACCGTCCTCTGCATGGCCCGGCTGAAGGCTGCACTTAAATAC GTGTACCGCTGCGGGCGCCGGCGCCACTGCTACCCCCCCTCCTGGCAGCGCTGGGTCTTCTACCTCCTGCCTGGCATCTCCATGGCCGCTGTGGCCATCACCATCTACACTTCCATGATGACCAGTGACAACTATTACTATACCCACAGCATCTGGCACATGCTGCTGGCAGGGAGCGCAGCCTTCTTGCTGCCACCACGTGAACAGCACACCAAGCCCTGGGCCTGCTCCCAGAAGCTCACCTGCCACTATGAGATCTGCAAGAACCACCGGGACGAGCTGTACACAGTGACATGA